From the Prunus dulcis chromosome 4, ALMONDv2, whole genome shotgun sequence genome, one window contains:
- the LOC117625115 gene encoding RNA polymerase II subunit 5-mediating protein homolog isoform X2, translating to MEEAAKGKGTVTSLSSLFPVEDAQKAAKRLQDSIAERQPMLDQLGGFVADNASLINLVRRLPDHLHHDIMVPFGKAAFFPGRLVHTNEFLVLLGEGYYAERTSRQTLEILKRRGMALDSQVDSLNAMLNDLKLEASFLDATASEAAEGLVEIREDYAEETSSEKESEPGPHKQASSSSSGTDFTKVADEDEEFARIASRMDELEKEELEAENEAVSLEQTKDEFAAESYDESDEDEQVEADLHQYSDHKSLHQNVKFSEKAMSRKPPELTEDGIAANKESFTDQLSCLGLTVQPIAKVQDRSSHGNILASDVKSSSGKALVAPQVHNAQAVDLPRSQAFTGSIIERTHNLRTTSREQTTTTSQSSGSQPPKPVSRFKMQRK from the exons ATGGAAGAGGCAGCCAAAGGTAAGGGAACAGTGACGTCACTCTCCTCCTTGTTCCCTGTCGAAGACGCACAGAAAGCAGCGAAGCGCCTACAGGACTCGATCGCCGAGAGGCAACCGATGCTGGACCAGCTCGGAGGCTTCGTCGCCGACAACGCCAGCCTCATCAACCTCGTCCGCCGCCTCCCCGACCACCTCCACCACGATATTATG GTTCCGTTTGGGAAGGCAGCGTTCTTCCCTGGGCGTTTGGTGCACACCAATGAATTTCTG GTTCTGCTGGGAGAAGGTTACTATGCAGAAAGGACATCGAGGCAAACATTGGAGATTTTGAAGAGAAGAGGAATGGCATTGGACTCCCAAGTGGATTCTCTCAATGCCATGCTTAATGATCTTAAACTCGAGGCTTCCTTTCTTGATGCTACGGCCTCTGAAGCCGCG GAGGGCCTTGTAGAGATTAGGGAAGATTATGCGGAGGAAACTTCTTCTGAAAAAGAATCTGAGCCAG GTCCACATAAGCAAGCTTCTTCTAGTTCTTCTGGAACGGACTTTACAAAAGTTgcagatgaagatgaagaatttGCTCGTATAGCGTCCAGGATGGATGAACTGGAGAAAGAAGAACTTGAAGCTGAAAATGAGGCAGTAAGCCTAGAGCAAACTAAAGATGAATTTGCAGCAGAAAGTTATGATGAGAGCGATGAAGATGAGCAAGTTGAAGCTGATTTGCACCAGTATTCAGATCATAAATCTCTTCATCAGAATGTCAAATTTTCTGAG AAAGCAATGTCAAGAAAACCTCCAGAACTAACAGAGGATGGAATTGCTGCCAACAAAGAAAGTTTTACTGATCAGCTAAGC TGTTTAGGCCTGACAGTGCAACCTATAGCCAAAG TACAAGATAGAAGTTCGCATGGAAATATATTAGCGAGTGATGTTAAAAGTTCTTCTGGGAAAGCTTTGGTGGCTCCTCAAGTTCACAATGCTCAAGCTGTGGACTTACCAAGAAGTCAG GCTTTTACAGGTTCCATTATTGAACGCACTCACAATCTACGGACAACTTCAAGGGAACAAACTACAACTACATCACAG TCTTCTGGTTCTCAACCGCCAAAACCAGTTTCAAGATTCAAGATGCAGAGAAAATAG
- the LOC117625115 gene encoding RNA polymerase II subunit 5-mediating protein homolog isoform X3: MEEAAKGKGTVTSLSSLFPVEDAQKAAKRLQDSIAERQPMLDQLGGFVADNASLINLVRRLPDHLHHDIMVPFGKAAFFPGRLVHTNEFLVLLGEGYYAERTSRQTLEILKRRGMALDSQVDSLNAMLNDLKLEASFLDATASEAAEGLVEIREDYAEETSSEKESEPGPHKQASSSSSGTDFTKVADEDEEFARIASRMDELEKEELEAENEAVSLEQTKDEFAAESYDESDEDEQVEADLHQYSDHKSLHQNVKFSECLGLTVQPIAKVQDRSSHGNILASDVKSSSGKALVAPQVHNAQAVDLPRSQVVPLQSSKPEFDGQKAFTGSIIERTHNLRTTSREQTTTTSQSSGSQPPKPVSRFKMQRK, encoded by the exons ATGGAAGAGGCAGCCAAAGGTAAGGGAACAGTGACGTCACTCTCCTCCTTGTTCCCTGTCGAAGACGCACAGAAAGCAGCGAAGCGCCTACAGGACTCGATCGCCGAGAGGCAACCGATGCTGGACCAGCTCGGAGGCTTCGTCGCCGACAACGCCAGCCTCATCAACCTCGTCCGCCGCCTCCCCGACCACCTCCACCACGATATTATG GTTCCGTTTGGGAAGGCAGCGTTCTTCCCTGGGCGTTTGGTGCACACCAATGAATTTCTG GTTCTGCTGGGAGAAGGTTACTATGCAGAAAGGACATCGAGGCAAACATTGGAGATTTTGAAGAGAAGAGGAATGGCATTGGACTCCCAAGTGGATTCTCTCAATGCCATGCTTAATGATCTTAAACTCGAGGCTTCCTTTCTTGATGCTACGGCCTCTGAAGCCGCG GAGGGCCTTGTAGAGATTAGGGAAGATTATGCGGAGGAAACTTCTTCTGAAAAAGAATCTGAGCCAG GTCCACATAAGCAAGCTTCTTCTAGTTCTTCTGGAACGGACTTTACAAAAGTTgcagatgaagatgaagaatttGCTCGTATAGCGTCCAGGATGGATGAACTGGAGAAAGAAGAACTTGAAGCTGAAAATGAGGCAGTAAGCCTAGAGCAAACTAAAGATGAATTTGCAGCAGAAAGTTATGATGAGAGCGATGAAGATGAGCAAGTTGAAGCTGATTTGCACCAGTATTCAGATCATAAATCTCTTCATCAGAATGTCAAATTTTCTGAG TGTTTAGGCCTGACAGTGCAACCTATAGCCAAAG TACAAGATAGAAGTTCGCATGGAAATATATTAGCGAGTGATGTTAAAAGTTCTTCTGGGAAAGCTTTGGTGGCTCCTCAAGTTCACAATGCTCAAGCTGTGGACTTACCAAGAAGTCAG GTGGTTCCTCTTCAAAGTTCAAAACCAGAATTTGATGGTCAGAAA GCTTTTACAGGTTCCATTATTGAACGCACTCACAATCTACGGACAACTTCAAGGGAACAAACTACAACTACATCACAG TCTTCTGGTTCTCAACCGCCAAAACCAGTTTCAAGATTCAAGATGCAGAGAAAATAG
- the LOC117625115 gene encoding RNA polymerase II subunit 5-mediating protein homolog isoform X1: MEEAAKGKGTVTSLSSLFPVEDAQKAAKRLQDSIAERQPMLDQLGGFVADNASLINLVRRLPDHLHHDIMVPFGKAAFFPGRLVHTNEFLVLLGEGYYAERTSRQTLEILKRRGMALDSQVDSLNAMLNDLKLEASFLDATASEAAEGLVEIREDYAEETSSEKESEPGPHKQASSSSSGTDFTKVADEDEEFARIASRMDELEKEELEAENEAVSLEQTKDEFAAESYDESDEDEQVEADLHQYSDHKSLHQNVKFSEKAMSRKPPELTEDGIAANKESFTDQLSCLGLTVQPIAKVQDRSSHGNILASDVKSSSGKALVAPQVHNAQAVDLPRSQVVPLQSSKPEFDGQKAFTGSIIERTHNLRTTSREQTTTTSQSSGSQPPKPVSRFKMQRK; this comes from the exons ATGGAAGAGGCAGCCAAAGGTAAGGGAACAGTGACGTCACTCTCCTCCTTGTTCCCTGTCGAAGACGCACAGAAAGCAGCGAAGCGCCTACAGGACTCGATCGCCGAGAGGCAACCGATGCTGGACCAGCTCGGAGGCTTCGTCGCCGACAACGCCAGCCTCATCAACCTCGTCCGCCGCCTCCCCGACCACCTCCACCACGATATTATG GTTCCGTTTGGGAAGGCAGCGTTCTTCCCTGGGCGTTTGGTGCACACCAATGAATTTCTG GTTCTGCTGGGAGAAGGTTACTATGCAGAAAGGACATCGAGGCAAACATTGGAGATTTTGAAGAGAAGAGGAATGGCATTGGACTCCCAAGTGGATTCTCTCAATGCCATGCTTAATGATCTTAAACTCGAGGCTTCCTTTCTTGATGCTACGGCCTCTGAAGCCGCG GAGGGCCTTGTAGAGATTAGGGAAGATTATGCGGAGGAAACTTCTTCTGAAAAAGAATCTGAGCCAG GTCCACATAAGCAAGCTTCTTCTAGTTCTTCTGGAACGGACTTTACAAAAGTTgcagatgaagatgaagaatttGCTCGTATAGCGTCCAGGATGGATGAACTGGAGAAAGAAGAACTTGAAGCTGAAAATGAGGCAGTAAGCCTAGAGCAAACTAAAGATGAATTTGCAGCAGAAAGTTATGATGAGAGCGATGAAGATGAGCAAGTTGAAGCTGATTTGCACCAGTATTCAGATCATAAATCTCTTCATCAGAATGTCAAATTTTCTGAG AAAGCAATGTCAAGAAAACCTCCAGAACTAACAGAGGATGGAATTGCTGCCAACAAAGAAAGTTTTACTGATCAGCTAAGC TGTTTAGGCCTGACAGTGCAACCTATAGCCAAAG TACAAGATAGAAGTTCGCATGGAAATATATTAGCGAGTGATGTTAAAAGTTCTTCTGGGAAAGCTTTGGTGGCTCCTCAAGTTCACAATGCTCAAGCTGTGGACTTACCAAGAAGTCAG GTGGTTCCTCTTCAAAGTTCAAAACCAGAATTTGATGGTCAGAAA GCTTTTACAGGTTCCATTATTGAACGCACTCACAATCTACGGACAACTTCAAGGGAACAAACTACAACTACATCACAG TCTTCTGGTTCTCAACCGCCAAAACCAGTTTCAAGATTCAAGATGCAGAGAAAATAG
- the LOC117625115 gene encoding uncharacterized protein LOC117625115 isoform X4, with protein MALDSQVDSLNAMLNDLKLEASFLDATASEAAEGLVEIREDYAEETSSEKESEPGPHKQASSSSSGTDFTKVADEDEEFARIASRMDELEKEELEAENEAVSLEQTKDEFAAESYDESDEDEQVEADLHQYSDHKSLHQNVKFSEKAMSRKPPELTEDGIAANKESFTDQLSCLGLTVQPIAKVQDRSSHGNILASDVKSSSGKALVAPQVHNAQAVDLPRSQVVPLQSSKPEFDGQKAFTGSIIERTHNLRTTSREQTTTTSQSSGSQPPKPVSRFKMQRK; from the exons ATGGCATTGGACTCCCAAGTGGATTCTCTCAATGCCATGCTTAATGATCTTAAACTCGAGGCTTCCTTTCTTGATGCTACGGCCTCTGAAGCCGCG GAGGGCCTTGTAGAGATTAGGGAAGATTATGCGGAGGAAACTTCTTCTGAAAAAGAATCTGAGCCAG GTCCACATAAGCAAGCTTCTTCTAGTTCTTCTGGAACGGACTTTACAAAAGTTgcagatgaagatgaagaatttGCTCGTATAGCGTCCAGGATGGATGAACTGGAGAAAGAAGAACTTGAAGCTGAAAATGAGGCAGTAAGCCTAGAGCAAACTAAAGATGAATTTGCAGCAGAAAGTTATGATGAGAGCGATGAAGATGAGCAAGTTGAAGCTGATTTGCACCAGTATTCAGATCATAAATCTCTTCATCAGAATGTCAAATTTTCTGAG AAAGCAATGTCAAGAAAACCTCCAGAACTAACAGAGGATGGAATTGCTGCCAACAAAGAAAGTTTTACTGATCAGCTAAGC TGTTTAGGCCTGACAGTGCAACCTATAGCCAAAG TACAAGATAGAAGTTCGCATGGAAATATATTAGCGAGTGATGTTAAAAGTTCTTCTGGGAAAGCTTTGGTGGCTCCTCAAGTTCACAATGCTCAAGCTGTGGACTTACCAAGAAGTCAG GTGGTTCCTCTTCAAAGTTCAAAACCAGAATTTGATGGTCAGAAA GCTTTTACAGGTTCCATTATTGAACGCACTCACAATCTACGGACAACTTCAAGGGAACAAACTACAACTACATCACAG TCTTCTGGTTCTCAACCGCCAAAACCAGTTTCAAGATTCAAGATGCAGAGAAAATAG